A portion of the Streptomyces platensis genome contains these proteins:
- a CDS encoding ABC transporter permease → MLRTALRNVLAHKARLMMTALAVLLGVAFVAGTLIFSDTVGEAVKKASAKNLSGVAVSVKALDDENAPVTGRGGKRTTALDDKLADTVRALPGVQSVRRNVTGTATLAGPDGIPIGNGWQNIAANFQPDKDGHDARYPLMTGRGPTSAGEIALDEATAKAAGHKVGDTVRFATDGPALTKKLVGIVTTDDPQVTAGGSLALFDTATAQKMYLHPGQYDELVVAAAPGADQQALTAKVREVLPKKRAEATSGTELAAEQSRMIAGKNEALSQTLLVFAGIALFVGVFIIANTFTMLISQRSREIALLRAIGASRRQVVRSVLAEAALLGLVSSAIGFALGAGLAVGLRAVLNANGAGFPNGPVIISPTAVLSALGIGVVVTVLAAWLPSRKAAKIAPVEALNTVEAPPAMRSLVIRNALGAVITGAGVAIMFYVRTLKDADGLPVAMAGGMVTLTGVIILAPLLSRPLVSLAGLVTTRLFGIGGKLAKENALRNPRRTAATASALMIGLTLITGMTVVGNSAQRAMDEMTTRGLKADFKVGTSTYIGLDPALTRKVAAVPGVEAAVPMSREAFQASDTLLGVNGTDLATVGEVARLDFISGSLAHAGANDIAVSRTSAKENGLHTGDTLDGTFIEGKKAKLKIVGVYEDNEVIGNTIGAASLMESHLTSPKVDELLIKTEGGRTGDALEKPIRHALGDSPLLKVQDHADLRKENAGDIETVIYISYGLLGMAVLIAVVGVVNTLAMSVFERTRELGMLRAIGLARGGIKQMVRLESVVIALFGACLGIGVGVFLSWAAGNLVNEGLPTYELLLPWGRLALFVLIALVVGVLAALWPARRAARLNMLEAIGAQ, encoded by the coding sequence ATGCTGCGAACCGCCCTGCGCAACGTCCTTGCGCACAAAGCCCGATTGATGATGACCGCGCTCGCGGTCCTGCTCGGCGTCGCCTTCGTCGCCGGCACCCTCATCTTCAGCGACACCGTCGGCGAGGCCGTCAAGAAGGCCTCCGCCAAGAACCTGTCGGGGGTGGCCGTCTCCGTCAAGGCCCTCGACGACGAGAACGCCCCCGTCACCGGCAGGGGCGGCAAGCGCACCACCGCCCTCGACGACAAGCTGGCGGACACCGTCCGCGCACTGCCCGGTGTGCAGTCCGTCCGCCGCAATGTCACCGGCACGGCCACCCTCGCCGGGCCGGACGGCATACCGATCGGCAACGGCTGGCAGAACATCGCCGCCAACTTCCAGCCGGACAAGGACGGCCACGACGCCCGCTACCCGCTGATGACGGGCCGCGGACCGACCTCCGCCGGCGAGATCGCGCTGGACGAGGCGACCGCGAAGGCGGCCGGCCACAAGGTGGGCGACACCGTGCGGTTCGCCACCGACGGCCCGGCGCTGACGAAGAAGCTGGTCGGCATCGTCACCACCGACGACCCGCAGGTGACCGCGGGCGGCAGCCTGGCGCTCTTCGACACCGCCACCGCGCAGAAGATGTATCTGCACCCCGGTCAGTACGACGAGCTGGTGGTGGCCGCCGCGCCCGGCGCCGATCAGCAGGCGCTGACCGCCAAGGTCCGCGAGGTGCTGCCCAAGAAGCGCGCCGAGGCGACCAGCGGCACCGAGCTGGCCGCCGAGCAGTCCCGGATGATCGCCGGCAAGAACGAGGCCCTGAGCCAGACCCTGCTGGTCTTCGCCGGTATCGCCCTGTTCGTCGGCGTCTTCATCATCGCCAACACCTTCACCATGCTGATCTCCCAGCGCAGCCGGGAAATCGCCCTGCTGCGCGCGATCGGCGCGTCCCGCCGGCAGGTGGTCCGCTCGGTCCTCGCCGAGGCGGCGCTGCTGGGCCTGGTCTCGTCGGCCATCGGCTTCGCGCTGGGCGCCGGTCTCGCGGTGGGCCTGCGGGCGGTGCTCAACGCGAACGGCGCGGGCTTCCCGAACGGACCGGTCATCATCAGCCCGACCGCGGTGCTCTCCGCGCTGGGCATCGGCGTCGTGGTGACCGTCCTGGCCGCCTGGCTGCCTTCCCGTAAGGCGGCGAAGATCGCCCCGGTGGAGGCGCTCAACACCGTCGAGGCGCCGCCGGCGATGCGCAGCCTGGTGATCCGCAACGCCCTGGGCGCGGTCATCACCGGCGCCGGTGTCGCGATCATGTTCTACGTCCGCACCCTGAAGGACGCCGACGGCCTGCCGGTCGCGATGGCGGGCGGGATGGTGACGCTGACCGGTGTCATCATCCTGGCGCCGCTGCTGTCGCGGCCCCTGGTCTCGCTGGCGGGCCTCGTCACCACCCGGCTCTTCGGCATCGGCGGCAAGCTGGCCAAGGAGAACGCGCTGCGCAACCCCCGCCGTACCGCGGCGACCGCCTCGGCGCTGATGATCGGCCTCACCCTGATCACCGGTATGACGGTCGTCGGGAACTCGGCGCAGCGGGCCATGGACGAGATGACGACCCGCGGGCTGAAGGCCGACTTCAAGGTCGGGACCTCGACGTACATCGGTCTGGACCCCGCGCTGACGCGGAAGGTGGCGGCCGTCCCGGGCGTCGAGGCGGCAGTTCCCATGAGCCGTGAGGCCTTCCAGGCCTCCGACACCCTCCTGGGCGTCAACGGCACCGACCTCGCCACGGTCGGCGAGGTCGCCCGGCTCGACTTCATCAGCGGTTCGCTGGCGCACGCCGGGGCCAACGACATCGCGGTCTCCCGGACGTCGGCCAAGGAGAACGGCTTGCACACCGGGGACACCCTGGACGGCACCTTCATCGAGGGCAAGAAGGCGAAGCTGAAGATCGTGGGGGTGTACGAGGACAACGAGGTGATCGGCAACACGATCGGCGCCGCCTCGCTGATGGAGTCGCACCTGACCTCGCCGAAGGTCGACGAGCTGCTGATCAAGACCGAGGGCGGCCGGACGGGTGACGCGCTGGAGAAGCCGATCCGGCACGCGCTCGGCGACAGCCCGCTGCTGAAGGTCCAGGACCACGCCGACCTGCGCAAGGAGAACGCCGGCGACATCGAGACCGTGATCTACATCTCCTACGGGCTGCTGGGCATGGCCGTCCTCATCGCGGTGGTGGGCGTCGTCAACACCCTGGCCATGTCGGTCTTCGAGCGGACCCGGGAGCTCGGGATGCTGCGGGCGATCGGGCTGGCCCGCGGCGGCATCAAGCAGATGGTCCGGCTGGAGTCGGTGGTCATCGCGCTGTTCGGCGCGTGCCTGGGGATCGGCGTGGGTGTCTTCCTCTCCTGGGCCGCCGGCAACCTGGTCAACGAGGGCCTGCCCACGTACGAGCTGCTGCTGCCCTGGGGCCGGCTCGCGCTCTTCGTGCTGATCGCGCTGGTCGTGGGGGTGCTGGCCGCGCTGTGGCCGGCCCGCCGGGCGGCCCGGCTGAACATGCTGGAGGCCATCGGCGCGCAGTGA
- a CDS encoding ABC transporter ATP-binding protein: MSHAAAFPGFTGSPTSTRAAVAARATDLSKVYGQGDTRVVALDSVSVEFGKGQFTAIMGPSGSGKSTLMHCMAGLDAISSGSARIGDVELASLNDKQLTRLRRDKIGFIFQAFNLLPTLTALENITLPMDIAGRKPDREWVSRVVETVGLSGRLAHRPAQLSGGQQQRVAVARALAAQPEIIFADEPTGNLDSRSGAEVLGFLRESVQAMNQTVVMVTHDPVAAGYADRVVFLADGRIVEELHEPTADTVLDRMRLFDAKGRTS, from the coding sequence GTGTCCCACGCGGCTGCTTTTCCGGGCTTTACCGGTTCCCCCACCTCCACCCGCGCCGCCGTCGCCGCCCGCGCCACGGACCTGAGCAAGGTCTACGGCCAGGGGGATACCCGCGTGGTCGCGCTGGACTCCGTCTCGGTCGAGTTCGGCAAGGGCCAATTCACCGCGATCATGGGCCCCTCCGGCTCCGGCAAGTCGACGCTGATGCACTGCATGGCCGGTCTGGACGCGATCTCGTCGGGCTCGGCCCGGATCGGCGATGTGGAGCTGGCGTCGCTGAACGACAAGCAGCTGACACGGCTGCGCCGGGACAAGATCGGCTTCATCTTCCAGGCGTTCAACCTGCTGCCGACGCTGACCGCGCTGGAGAACATCACGCTGCCCATGGACATCGCGGGCCGTAAGCCGGACCGGGAGTGGGTCAGCCGCGTGGTCGAGACCGTCGGCCTGTCCGGACGTCTGGCGCACCGGCCGGCCCAGCTCTCCGGCGGCCAGCAGCAGCGGGTCGCGGTCGCCCGGGCGCTGGCCGCCCAGCCGGAGATCATCTTCGCCGACGAGCCGACCGGCAACCTCGACTCCCGCTCCGGCGCCGAAGTGCTGGGCTTCCTGCGGGAGTCGGTACAGGCCATGAACCAGACGGTGGTGATGGTCACCCATGACCCGGTCGCCGCCGGCTACGCGGACCGGGTGGTCTTCCTCGCGGACGGCCGGATCGTCGAGGAGCTCCACGAGCCGACCGCGGACACGGTCCTGGACCGGATGCGGCTCTTCGACGCCAAGGGCCGTACGAGCTGA
- a CDS encoding helix-turn-helix domain-containing protein, translating to MPVNTPAGEPRRPPFDAAAARRLREALGMTPAHVAYGIAAAFGLRITPETVASWERAESSPTEAELTALAGALWCAPGELLGAPGTLREYRLALGLAPADLALRIGMEAGAYERLEAGGTWHGNDRQAAALAEVLRLPLPALLRFTGRDGKLAELLTSAATTRWQAYVRPVGKLVPLPKPQLQDVLQALHAEYQTTMAATLHWGDGGSAEESGRAGRAFLADIVAEFWARAGGRES from the coding sequence GTGCCGGTGAACACGCCCGCCGGGGAGCCCCGCCGTCCCCCTTTCGACGCCGCGGCCGCCCGCCGCCTCCGTGAGGCCCTCGGCATGACGCCCGCCCATGTCGCCTACGGCATAGCGGCCGCCTTCGGCCTACGGATCACTCCCGAAACGGTGGCGTCCTGGGAACGGGCGGAGAGCTCCCCCACGGAGGCCGAACTGACCGCGCTGGCCGGTGCCCTGTGGTGCGCACCGGGCGAGCTGCTCGGCGCACCGGGCACCCTGCGCGAATACCGGCTGGCGCTCGGCCTCGCCCCGGCGGACCTCGCGCTGCGTATCGGCATGGAGGCGGGCGCTTACGAGCGGCTGGAGGCCGGCGGGACCTGGCACGGCAACGACCGGCAGGCCGCGGCGCTCGCCGAGGTGCTGCGGCTGCCGCTGCCCGCACTGCTCCGCTTCACCGGCCGGGACGGGAAGCTGGCCGAGCTGCTGACCAGCGCCGCCACCACCCGCTGGCAGGCCTATGTCCGGCCGGTCGGCAAGCTCGTACCGCTGCCGAAACCGCAGCTCCAGGACGTACTACAGGCCCTGCACGCCGAATATCAGACGACCATGGCCGCTACGCTCCACTGGGGCGACGGGGGCAGCGCCGAGGAATCCGGCCGGGCGGGGCGCGCCTTTCTCGCTGACATCGTGGCGGAATTCTGGGCCCGGGCGGGCGGCCGGGAATCCTGA
- a CDS encoding carbohydrate ABC transporter permease has product MRLPRHRHRLAADAGLLVVAVAFAVPLVWLVLASLDTEATLRVRLPTSPTLHNFSAVLTDEITFTPMLNSLLICGGATLLTVVCAALAAYPLSRFRSRLTRPYLLTVLFSTCLPVTAVMVPVYGLFVQVDLIDTRYGTALFLAAAQLPFAIWLMKNFMDGVPKVLEEAAWTDGASWPQTLLRVILPLMGPGVAVVAIYTFIMMWGNFFVPFMLLLSPEQLPASVSIFTFFGNYGAIAFGELAAFSILYSTPVVVLYILISGRLGGGFALGGAVKG; this is encoded by the coding sequence GTGCGGCTCCCCCGCCACCGGCACCGGCTGGCCGCCGACGCCGGGCTGCTGGTCGTCGCGGTGGCGTTCGCGGTGCCGCTGGTCTGGCTGGTGCTGGCGTCGCTGGACACGGAGGCGACACTGCGGGTGCGGCTGCCCACGTCCCCGACGCTGCACAACTTCTCGGCGGTGCTGACCGACGAGATCACCTTCACCCCGATGCTCAACAGCCTGCTGATCTGCGGCGGCGCGACCCTGCTGACGGTGGTCTGCGCGGCGCTCGCCGCCTATCCGCTCTCCCGCTTCCGCTCCCGGCTGACCCGTCCGTACCTGCTCACCGTCCTGTTCTCCACCTGTCTGCCGGTCACCGCGGTGATGGTCCCGGTCTACGGGCTCTTCGTGCAGGTCGATCTGATCGACACCCGGTACGGCACCGCGCTGTTCCTGGCCGCCGCCCAACTCCCGTTCGCCATCTGGCTGATGAAGAACTTCATGGACGGGGTGCCGAAGGTCCTGGAGGAGGCGGCGTGGACGGACGGCGCCTCCTGGCCGCAGACCCTGCTGCGGGTGATCCTGCCGCTGATGGGCCCCGGCGTCGCCGTCGTCGCGATCTACACCTTCATCATGATGTGGGGGAATTTCTTCGTCCCCTTCATGCTGCTGCTCTCCCCCGAGCAACTGCCCGCCTCGGTCAGCATTTTCACGTTCTTCGGCAATTACGGCGCCATTGCCTTCGGCGAACTGGCGGCCTTCTCGATCCTGTACTCGACACCGGTCGTCGTGCTGTACATCCTTATCTCCGGACGGCTCGGCGGCGGCTTCGCACTCGGCGGTGCCGTGAAGGGCTGA
- a CDS encoding carbohydrate ABC transporter permease, translating into MTSAVARAAARARRPGARHAGGPRTLLLRWSPLVPATVLLLLFLVGPIGYCVLIAFTDTQLTGQESASFVGLANFRHAFGDPAFRNAVVLTLVFTVLSSLVGQNTLGLALAGLMRRASRPVRALTGAMVITAWVLPEIVAGFLLYTFFERRGTLNALLDQLHLPAQNWLFTLPIVAVSFANVWRGTAFSMLIYSAALAGIPQEVTESAEVDGAGGLRRLWHITLPMIRRSIGTNLMLNTLQTLSVFGLIWVMTRGGPGNRSQTLPVFMYDQAFLKSLIGYGTAVALLLLLVGALFSVVYLRLLREEV; encoded by the coding sequence GTGACCAGCGCCGTCGCCCGGGCCGCGGCCCGCGCCCGGCGGCCCGGGGCCCGGCACGCCGGCGGCCCGCGGACCCTGCTGCTGCGCTGGTCCCCGCTCGTCCCGGCCACCGTCCTGCTGCTGCTCTTCCTCGTCGGCCCGATCGGCTACTGCGTCCTCATCGCCTTCACCGACACCCAGCTGACCGGCCAGGAGTCGGCGTCCTTCGTCGGGCTGGCCAACTTCCGCCACGCCTTCGGCGATCCGGCCTTCCGCAACGCCGTGGTGCTCACCCTGGTGTTCACCGTGCTCTCCTCGCTCGTCGGGCAGAACACCCTGGGGCTGGCACTGGCCGGGCTGATGCGCCGCGCGTCACGGCCGGTACGGGCGCTGACCGGCGCGATGGTGATCACCGCCTGGGTGCTGCCGGAGATCGTGGCGGGCTTCTTGCTCTACACCTTCTTCGAGCGCCGCGGCACCCTCAACGCCCTGCTCGACCAGCTCCATCTGCCCGCCCAGAACTGGCTGTTCACACTGCCCATCGTGGCCGTGTCGTTCGCCAACGTCTGGCGCGGTACGGCCTTCTCGATGCTGATCTACTCCGCGGCGCTGGCCGGGATCCCCCAGGAGGTCACCGAGTCCGCCGAGGTCGACGGGGCGGGCGGGCTGCGGCGGCTGTGGCACATCACGCTCCCGATGATCCGCCGCTCCATCGGCACCAATCTGATGCTCAACACCCTTCAGACGCTCTCCGTCTTCGGGCTGATCTGGGTGATGACCCGGGGCGGCCCGGGCAACCGCAGCCAGACGCTGCCGGTGTTCATGTACGACCAGGCGTTCCTGAAGTCCCTGATCGGCTACGGCACCGCGGTGGCCCTGCTGTTGCTGCTGGTGGGGGCGCTGTTCTCGGTCGTTTATCTGCGCCTGCTGCGCGAGGAGGTCTGA
- a CDS encoding extracellular solute-binding protein → MRPTAPLMLLAATVVAAGTLTACGSGSGSDTGTVKVAFIKDTNGKVTVRDDYVRLVARQFEKEHPGKKVRLIPIQASENDYYTKIQQMMRSPRTAPDVVYEDTFLVNSDITAGLLRPLDLYLRTWDDWRQFQPAAKAAAKGQDGRTYGVPDGTDTRGLWFNKKIFKKAGLPADWRPRTWDEVLDAARTVQRKVPGVIPLNVFTGKGAGEAAVMQGFEMLLYGTGEHQLYDPGAKKWVTGTRGFRDSLTFLDTVYKERLGPDVSDALSPNIQTNVAAELLPEEKLAIDLDGSWLGQQWQKTGGGNPWPEWSATLGQAPFPTQHGAPPGKVSLAGGWTWSVPRKAQQPDLAWKLIETFQSKPNALEWCVRGAQIAVRKDVAADPRYRTSVPGIGFFTGLVGVSRYRPALPEYPRVAAAIGEAMEAVTADDASPDKAAADYDTTLKSLVGGRTVAKP, encoded by the coding sequence GTGCGCCCCACCGCCCCGCTGATGCTTCTCGCCGCCACCGTCGTGGCCGCCGGCACGCTCACCGCCTGCGGCAGCGGGTCCGGGAGCGACACCGGCACCGTCAAGGTCGCCTTCATCAAGGACACCAACGGCAAGGTCACCGTCCGGGACGACTATGTCCGGCTGGTGGCGCGGCAGTTCGAGAAGGAACACCCCGGCAAGAAGGTCCGGCTCATCCCGATCCAGGCGTCCGAGAACGACTACTACACCAAGATCCAGCAGATGATGCGCTCCCCGCGGACCGCGCCGGATGTGGTCTACGAGGACACCTTCCTGGTCAACTCCGATATCACCGCGGGGCTGTTGCGGCCGCTGGATCTCTATCTGCGCACCTGGGACGACTGGCGGCAGTTCCAGCCGGCCGCGAAGGCGGCGGCCAAGGGGCAGGACGGCCGGACGTACGGCGTCCCGGACGGTACGGACACCCGCGGACTGTGGTTCAACAAGAAGATCTTCAAGAAGGCCGGACTGCCCGCCGACTGGCGGCCCCGGACCTGGGACGAGGTGCTGGACGCGGCCCGCACGGTCCAGCGCAAGGTCCCCGGCGTCATCCCGCTGAACGTCTTCACCGGCAAGGGCGCCGGCGAGGCCGCCGTGATGCAGGGCTTCGAGATGCTGCTCTACGGCACCGGCGAGCACCAGCTCTACGACCCGGGTGCGAAGAAATGGGTCACCGGCACCCGGGGCTTCCGGGACAGCCTGACGTTCCTCGACACGGTCTACAAGGAGCGGCTCGGGCCCGATGTCTCCGATGCGCTCAGCCCCAACATCCAGACCAATGTGGCCGCCGAGCTGCTGCCCGAGGAGAAGCTCGCGATCGACCTCGACGGCTCCTGGCTGGGCCAGCAGTGGCAGAAGACGGGCGGCGGCAACCCCTGGCCCGAGTGGTCGGCCACGCTCGGGCAGGCCCCGTTCCCCACTCAGCACGGCGCCCCGCCCGGCAAGGTCAGCCTGGCCGGCGGCTGGACGTGGTCGGTGCCGCGGAAGGCCCAGCAGCCCGATCTGGCCTGGAAGTTGATCGAGACCTTCCAGTCGAAGCCGAACGCCCTGGAATGGTGCGTACGCGGCGCCCAGATCGCGGTGCGCAAGGACGTGGCGGCCGACCCCCGCTACCGGACGTCGGTGCCCGGCATCGGCTTCTTCACCGGTCTGGTCGGGGTCAGCCGGTACCGGCCCGCGCTGCCCGAGTACCCCCGGGTGGCCGCGGCGATCGGCGAGGCGATGGAGGCGGTCACCGCCGATGACGCCTCGCCGGACAAGGCGGCCGCTGACTATGACACGACGCTGAAGTCCCTGGTCGGCGGCCGCACGGTCGCCAAGCCGTGA
- a CDS encoding response regulator codes for MTPSDIRVLVVEDDPVAADAHALYVARVPGFTVSGTVHSGADARRHLDQHTVDLLLLDLYLPDGHGLQLVRTLRAAGHTADIIAVTSARDLTMVREGVSLGVVQYVLKPFTFATLRDRLTRYAEFRAATGEASGQDEVDRAIAALRAPRPAALPKGLTAATLQAVTTVLRAAGSGLTATEAAADVGISRITARRYLEYLVESGRAARAPQYGQVGRPELRYRWSGH; via the coding sequence GTGACCCCCTCCGACATCCGGGTCCTCGTCGTCGAGGACGATCCGGTCGCGGCCGATGCCCACGCCCTGTACGTGGCGCGGGTGCCCGGCTTCACCGTCTCCGGCACCGTGCACTCCGGCGCCGACGCCCGCCGCCACCTCGATCAGCACACCGTCGATCTGCTGCTGCTCGACCTCTACCTGCCCGACGGCCACGGGCTCCAGCTGGTGCGTACGCTGCGCGCGGCCGGGCACACCGCCGACATCATCGCGGTCACCTCCGCCCGGGATCTGACGATGGTGCGCGAGGGCGTCTCGCTGGGCGTGGTGCAGTACGTCCTCAAGCCGTTCACCTTCGCCACCCTGCGCGACCGGCTCACCCGCTATGCGGAGTTCCGGGCCGCCACCGGCGAGGCCAGCGGGCAGGACGAGGTGGACCGGGCGATCGCCGCGCTGCGGGCACCGCGTCCGGCCGCGCTGCCCAAGGGGCTGACCGCCGCCACCCTCCAGGCGGTGACCACGGTGCTGCGGGCCGCCGGAAGCGGGCTGACGGCGACCGAGGCCGCCGCCGACGTGGGCATCTCCCGGATCACCGCCCGCCGTTATCTCGAATATCTCGTGGAGAGCGGCCGGGCCGCCCGCGCCCCGCAGTACGGCCAGGTGGGCCGTCCGGAATTGCGCTATCGCTGGTCGGGCCATTGA
- a CDS encoding sensor histidine kinase — translation MRLPRPRPSRRLRGPRSLAGQLFAMQVVLVAVVVMGCALFAYVSAGRQAEETARRQATAAATAVADSPAVVAAARTKDPTAALQPYSERLRHDAGVDFVVIMSPKGIRWTHPEPSAIGKKYFGHIGPALRGEIFPETHLGVLGPSVRVVAPVHDPGRGGRITALVSSGITIETISEQLRDQVLALVGVAAAALALGGLGTYVINARLRRHTHGMNAGELSRMHDYHQAALHAVREGLLMIDGQRRVALINDGGRELLGLSDDAVGRRVTELGLPEPLTEALLEPGPRVDELQLTGERVLVVNSSPVSGGERRGSVVTLRDHTELQALSGELDSVRGFTEALRSQAHEAANRLHTVVSLIELGRAEEAVEFATAELELAQALTDQVVGAVAEPVLAALLLGKAAQANERGVELTLTPDSRIDDGLLPPGLPARDLVTVLGNLLDNAIDAAAPTQEHGATEPPRVRVTARAAGGELLLRVADTGPGVAAEAAEEIFRRGWSTKPGTATPARGRGLGLALVQQAVRRNGGTVALDRAAGGGARFTVRLPLRAGAAR, via the coding sequence ATGCGACTCCCCCGACCCCGCCCGTCCCGCCGGCTGCGCGGCCCCCGCAGCCTGGCCGGGCAGCTGTTCGCCATGCAGGTGGTGCTGGTGGCGGTGGTCGTCATGGGCTGCGCGCTCTTCGCGTACGTCAGCGCCGGCCGGCAGGCGGAGGAGACCGCGCGGCGGCAGGCGACCGCGGCGGCCACCGCCGTGGCCGACTCCCCGGCGGTGGTGGCGGCGGCCCGCACCAAGGACCCGACGGCCGCGCTCCAGCCGTACAGCGAACGGCTGCGGCACGACGCCGGGGTCGACTTCGTGGTGATCATGTCGCCGAAGGGCATCCGCTGGACGCACCCCGAGCCGTCCGCGATCGGCAAGAAGTACTTCGGGCACATCGGCCCGGCGCTGCGCGGCGAGATCTTCCCGGAGACGCATCTGGGGGTGCTCGGGCCGTCCGTACGGGTCGTCGCGCCGGTGCACGACCCCGGGCGCGGCGGCCGGATCACGGCGCTGGTCAGCTCCGGGATCACCATCGAGACGATCAGTGAGCAGCTGCGTGACCAGGTGCTGGCGCTGGTGGGCGTGGCCGCCGCGGCGCTGGCGCTCGGCGGCCTGGGGACGTATGTGATCAACGCCCGGCTGCGGCGGCACACCCACGGGATGAACGCCGGGGAACTCAGCCGGATGCACGACTACCACCAGGCCGCGCTGCACGCCGTACGCGAGGGGCTGCTGATGATCGACGGGCAGCGCAGGGTCGCCCTGATCAACGACGGCGGGCGGGAGCTGCTGGGGCTGTCCGACGACGCGGTGGGCCGCCGCGTCACCGAGCTGGGACTGCCGGAGCCGCTGACCGAGGCGCTGCTGGAGCCCGGCCCGCGGGTCGACGAGCTTCAGCTGACCGGTGAGCGGGTCCTGGTCGTCAACTCCTCGCCGGTCTCCGGCGGTGAGCGGCGGGGCAGTGTCGTGACCCTGCGTGATCACACCGAACTCCAGGCACTCTCCGGGGAGTTGGACTCGGTGCGCGGCTTCACCGAGGCGCTGCGTTCGCAGGCCCACGAGGCCGCCAACCGGCTGCACACCGTGGTCTCGCTGATCGAACTGGGGCGGGCCGAGGAGGCCGTGGAGTTCGCCACCGCGGAACTGGAACTGGCACAGGCGCTGACCGACCAGGTGGTCGGCGCGGTCGCCGAGCCGGTGCTGGCGGCGCTGCTGCTCGGCAAGGCGGCGCAGGCCAACGAGCGCGGTGTGGAACTGACGCTGACGCCCGACAGCCGGATCGACGACGGGCTGCTGCCGCCCGGTCTGCCGGCCCGCGATCTGGTCACCGTGCTGGGCAATCTGCTGGACAACGCCATCGACGCCGCCGCGCCCACCCAGGAGCACGGCGCCACCGAACCGCCCCGGGTGCGGGTCACCGCACGGGCGGCCGGGGGCGAGCTGCTGCTGCGGGTGGCGGACACCGGGCCGGGGGTGGCCGCGGAGGCCGCCGAGGAGATCTTCCGCCGGGGCTGGAGCACCAAGCCGGGCACGGCGACGCCCGCCCGGGGCCGCGGGCTGGGCCTGGCCCTGGTCCAGCAGGCGGTCCGCCGCAACGGCGGCACCGTCGCGCTGGACCGGGCGGCGGGGGGCGGCGCGCGGTTCACCGTACGGCTGCCGCTGCGGGCGGGGGCCGCGAGATGA